AGCTGGATTCCAGGGCCTCAGGACTGAAGGAGATAAAATCCATGGAGGCGGGGCTTCTGGTTGATGGTGCCTGGCTCACCTGGTGGTGGTGGAGGGCTCGTCAATCCAGAGGAACAAGGAGCCCCGCTGGGCAGCAAATCCTACACCCAGCAAAACGATTCTTTGGTGGGTGGGGGGGATGAGAGAAACGAAGGCATTCTCAGGTGATGAAAAATCTAAGAGACTTTGTTTCCAGTGAGCTCTTCCCCCCTTTAAAGTTTGGCTAAAGGAAGCTTTCAAACAGAAAGTAACACAAGAACGCTGGGGCcttcagaaggaaggaagaacaacAGAATaggtaaaatagaaaaatatagtaaACGATCCctcactgagtttttaaaattatatttggtggttaaaacaaaaatcataacatCGTCGATGTAGTGCTTACTGCACATACAGGAAATACGACCATCACTATATAAAAAATGGGGAGGGTAAAAGCACCTACATGAAAGAATTCTGTGATACTCCCCTTGAAGCAGTAAAACATCCACACAAATAGGTTGTGAGAAGTTACATCTGTGTGCTGTGATACCTAGAGCAACCACTACAAAAACTATACCTAATGATATTTCCCAAGACATTATCAGTAAATCAAGATTGAATTCTAAAAAAATGTACTGTATTCAttggaaggttaaaaaaaaaaaaaaggcaaaggaaacaaGACAAAACACAGCAGACATGAGCCCTAATCTGTTAATTATTTGATAACCTGAACAGTCCTGTACCCATTAAAGAAGCTGAATCTGTAATTTTAACACACAACCCACTTCCCACCCCCCGCCAGAGAAGATTCCCGGTTCCAGATAATCTCACTGGAGAATTTTAGCAAATGTTTAAACAACTTTATACAATCTTCTCCAGAAAGCAGAAGAGGCTTTGCAACTTGTTTTATGATACCAAAACCATACAAAGACAGGATGAAAATAACTTCAAACCCCAATAGACTACTATCGctcatgaacatagacacaaaaatcattaacaaaatgttagcaaattgaatccaacactATATGAAATGAATAATACACCACAACCCAAGGTGATTTATTCAAAAGATGCAAGGCTAATCTGGTATTTGAAAATCAACCGATGTAATACACCTTATCCGCAGGTGAAAGAAAAAATCTATGACCAGATTGCCTGATGCAGTTTTTTGCATCACTTGACGAAACTAAATACTCATTTATGGTAAAAGCAAAAACTGCTCTCAGCAAATAAAACTGCTCTCAGCAAATAAGGACAAAACTAAATATTtatggtaaaaacaaaaactatcagCAAATAAAACTGCTGTCAGCAAATAAGGACAAAACTAAATACTCATTtatggtaaaaacaaaaactgctctCAGCAAACTGCTTCAGCTTGATAAGCACATGCACGAAAACTGCATCATTGTACGTAATCATGAAAGACTGAGTGCTCGTCTTCTAAGTAGGAAACAAGGCAAGGATTTCTGCTCTGCCCACTCTTATTCAACAGAGCACTGGAAGTTCTGGTAATAGGCCATGcaagaaggcaaaaaataaaattcatacagatcagaaaggaagaaataaaactctgtTTTTAGTTGACATGACTGTTCACATAGAAAACCCAAAGGAATCTACAAACAATTCCTAGAACTAATGAGTGAGCGCAGCAAGTTTGCAGACTGAAAcgtcaacatatgaaaatcaactgCATCCTACATACTAACAACAAACAGACGGAAACTGAAATAAAAGATGGAATACCATTTacagttgcttcaaagaaaatataatatttaggTCTAAATCCAGCAACACATACACAGAATCTGcatactaaaaagtacaaaacactgATTAAAACAATGAAGAAGACCGCAGTGATTGGAGGGGCTTAcgatgttcatggattgaaagactcaACAGAGTCATGAagtcagttcttcccaaattgattTTTAGGTTTAATGGAATTTCTAGCAAAATCTCAGCAAGGTTTTCTTGTAGACATAGACAGGCTTACTATAAAAGTTGTATAAAAATGTAAAGGCCGTACAATAGTCACAAGAATTTTGAAACAGAGTAATAAAGTAGGAGGAGTCATTCTTCCAGTGTCAAGATTTACTACATAATCATATCAATCAAGACTGTGTAGTGTGGACGGAGGGTGTGATATTGATAGATACAGTGATCAATTAAATAGAACAGAGGATCCAGAAATAAGCCATATTCTCAACTGACACAGTAGCGCACCACATAACGACATTTGGTGAATGATGAAGCGAACAGCATATaagatggtggtcccataagattatgatACTACATTTTTActtaccttttctatatttagataccTAAATTGTGGCCAAGCACCGTGGCTTATGCCTCCTGGGAGAGGCAGGACAGGGTTTCTCCCAGCGTAATgtattatgtatacataatacataatacagTATATGCATTATTCCAGTATATGTATTATCCAGTTTAAATGTATTATGCTTTATGTACTATGCAGTATAAATGTATTATGAATTATGAATATTGGACAGCCATGAGAATGCATGAGTTACTGTTACATGCAAAAACATCAAGGATTCGGGCAGGCAGCACAGTGAATGAAAGAAGCTGAACATAACAGGGTGCATACTTTATGCATAAACCCTTCAAAAACACCAATGCTAGCATCTGGTTTTGGAAGTCAGGATAGTGCTTCTCGTGGAGGAGGGATAATGACTGGGAGAGGGCATGAAGGCAGCTTCTAGTTCTTGATCTGGGAGCTGGTTCCATGAGCACGGTCCTTTTGTGAAAACATATGTAGACGAAGGCTAATTACTTGTGCACAGTTCTGTAGGTTTGttaaatttcacttaaaaattaattcaaagagCACAAAGTGCCGTATACAATGTTGTTTCATCACTACAGATTTTTACCCTAGGACATTTAGTTGTCTTAGTATGAAGTTTGACCCAAGCCCAAGGCCTTTTTCAATTCATCCTTAAATTCCTTGTTCCTCAGGCAGTAGATCAATGGGTTAATTATTGGCGTGACAACAGTGTACACGGCAGAGATGAGCTTGTTGGAGCTCCGGGAATCAATGGCTTGGGGCCGGACATACGTGAAAATCATAGCCATGTAGAAGATGGTGACCACGGTGAGGTGAGAGGCGCAGGTGGAGAAGGCTCTCCAGCGGCCAGTGGCCAAGGGGATGCGCAGGACAGCCAGGGTGATGTGCCCATATGACAGCACGGTGGCCAGGAGCGGAAACACCAGGATGATGAAGGCCAGGATGAAATCCACCAGCTCAGCAGTGGAGAAGTCCGTGCAGGCCAGCTTGAGGATAGGGGAAATGTCACAAAAGAAGTGGTTCAAGATGTTGGAGCCACAGAACGTGACGCTGGAGATAAAACAGACCTTGATCATGGAGATGGTGAAGCCGCTCACGAAGGAGAAGCCCACCAGCTGGAGGCACAGCCCCGGGGTCACGAGGACGTGGTAGTGCAGTGGGTGGCAGATGGCCACGTAGCGGTCGTAGGCCATGGAGGCCAGAAGCACACACTCGGTGCACACCAGGGAGCTGAAGAAGTAGAGCTGCATCATGCACCCGACGAAAGAGATGCGTTTCCGCTGGAGGAGGAAGCCCTCCAGCATCTTGGGGGTGATGTCAGACACATACCAGATCTCCAAGAAAGACATGGAGCTCAGAAAGTAGTACATGGGCCTGTGGAGGGAGGCGCTGCTCCAGACAGTCAGGATGATGGCCAGGTTCTCCACCAGGACAAAGAGGTAAGtgagcaggaagaggaggaagagcaggtaCTGCAGCCCCGGGGCCGTGGGGAAGCCCACCAGGATGAAGGTGCTGACCTTGGTGACATTCTCCCCGCTCATGCCTCTGTGCTTGGGAGCTGTGGGCCTGCAAAACATCAAAGAGCAAGAGGAAAGGGCTGCAGGGCAGCTGGGGCAGAGAGAGAATGGAGCTGGACTTGGATGGGGAGTTTGGGTACAAAGAGAGGCCACACGGTTCCTGAGAACACCAGGAGAGAGCAGTGATCTGCTGATCTTCTGAGTTTTAAAGTAGAAAACTTCTGTGTGCTTGCATTTAGATATAACCATGAAGTAGGAATAAGGAAGAGAATATGCTGAGGAACAGAGCCGGGCAGCTCCTGGGTGGGTGAAACCCAAACCTCTGAGTCTAGGGGCACTACCAGTCCACACATGCTCGGGGCAGCTCTCAGAATCCAAGTGGGCATGGACACAGAGCTGGCCCTCCTTAGGGTCCTTCACCTGAGGGTTCCTGCAAGTCACAGCAGCAACCTTGGCCCGAGGTGAGGGGCTATCAGCCTACCAGGGCAGGACCCCAAACCGGGCTAACCAGCCAGAGGAATGCAGGGAGGGCTCCCAGGAGAGGGCTGCCTGGCTCTCGGGGACCTGGTCCACAGGCGAGGGAGAGAGAGGGTAGCCGCAGCCCCTTGCCCCACAGGGCACCTGGTGGTTGCTTCACTGGCAGTCTAGGTGGTTGAATGGCAGACTTCCACCAGCTCACAGCTGGGGAGGGTGACTCCAGGTTTCTGGCCCAGAATGCTGAAAATTGATGAGAAGACTAGGAGAGGGCCAGGTGGGTGCCGAATAATCGGGAGGCTGTGCTGGGGGAGGTGTGGTGCACGGCACTTCCTGGAGAGCCTCACGGTGACATGTAGGGGGTTGGCTATACGAGTCTGGAGTTCATGGATGAGTTCCAGGCTGAAAAACGAAATTCTAGAAAGGAATTGTCCAGGGACAGGTTTATACTGAGAAACGCACCTGTACTGCTGCTGTCTAGGGTGAGCATTCTGTGGGAACTCAAGATCACCCACTGGGGTGGCATGGCCATTCCCTGCCTTAAAATGCCAGCGTGCAGTTCAGAGTTTAGGATCAATTTCACAAGCATTTGCTACTCACTGCAGTCACTGCCTACTATCTCcccaaaacaaaagcaataagAACCCTGCCGTTAAAGGGATCTCCAGATATGAGTCTGAATGTTGCCTCTTTAGACACCATCCAGGGTGGTGACTGTGTGCCTTTCCCAGCTGAGTGGCCACAGAGGGCTTTAAAGTCCACAAGGAGGAAAGTTGGGGGCCACAGAAGCTCCTTGGAAGGCCAGCGGCCCCCACCTGTCAACTGGGTTTGCTGGGGAGAGCTGGCGGTGGGGGTAGCGAGCTTTGGTTCTTATGCTTTTAACCCAGGACAGTGGAGGCCCCTATAGATTTCTCTTGATTTGGATAGTGGTAACTGATCTCTAATGGGTTGGCTAGTTAATACCAGATTGATTCGTTAAATTGAAACTGTGTTACTTGACAAATTCAGGGCCCTTTACAACACACTGTCTCCATCCCCTGAACTTTAGACAATGGctgcattttcttttaaacaaactttttattttggaatcattttagatttacagaaaagttacaaagagAGTGCAGAGAGCCCCGGGAGCCCCTGCATTCAGCTTCCTCCTGCATGAAGAGGGTTTGTTCATCAAAGTAAGGGATTGACGTTGGTATTACAGTGGACTGAACTCCAGACTTTGGCgttcatctttttttcctcaaatgcCCGTTTCTGTTCCAGGGTCCCCCATAGCTACGGGCACGGCTGCCTTTTTAACTTGGCTGTGCCTCCCTGGTTTCTGTAGACAGACTGAAAGGCCAAGCGGATGCTGCCGAGGGAGGCTGGCATCCTCTCATCATAAACAAGGTTCTCCAATGTGTTACAAAGACTGTTTTTGCCCAGTCACAAATTCAAACCTAGGTCTCCAATCTGAGAGAGGAAAGTGAAGCTTTCCATGCCACAGAGCGGACGTATTTTGGGGTGGTCCATGAGACGGGTACTGCGGTAGCTCCTCCCGGCTGCACCTACCATCAGCCTGCCGCCATTTACTCTGATGCCTTCCCTGGTGCCTGGCAGAGCCACCTAGAACCAATCCTCATCAACGATGAGTGAGCAGATGCTCTCTGCCCCATTCAGCCACCTGAGGCTGCTGGCTAATTCTGGGTGAGATGTTAGACATCAGGGCATAACCCGATGCCTATGAATATGTGCTCAGCACAGTACTCAAAAATGCAAGGGCCACTTATGGAGCATCCATGAGCCATCCTGCTTGGTGCTGGCCATGAGACTGCAGAGGGGAATCCCTGCCCCAGATTGTATGTGGGGGGCATGTGGAGTGGGGAGTGTCAATCACACACACAAACGAAGAGCTCTCTCCCCAAGCAAGGAATACATCGTACCCTAAAATCACAGCAAAATGAGCCCATCAGCAACTTGGAAAGTGCTGGACCCTACCTGGCCTGTCGGGAAGCCTCACTGCAAATGGCTGCAGCTGCCTGCAGGAGTGAAGAGTAGCTTCTGCCTGTGTCCAGCAACTCCCAGGCTGGCCACAGTGACCAGACAAGCCTTGAACGTGCTCTTGAGAAGTGGGCTGCCTGAGGCACTGGGGAGACACCACTGTGGCTTTTTCTGATGAGCACAGGGACTCCAGGGTCCAATTATCCCCCTGCTGATGGAAAGGCCCACACTGCCAATTAGGTGAGCCGGTGCCTCTGGGGCCAGGCTGGCCCCTGCCTGGCTGAGGGCATCCAAGCAGAGGCTGTTGAGCCACTCCTGGCCCCCCCGTTTGGGCCCTTCACCCTCCTCAGTGGCTATCTCCCACACTCCCTACTGAAGGC
The sequence above is drawn from the Macaca mulatta isolate MMU2019108-1 chromosome 12, T2T-MMU8v2.0, whole genome shotgun sequence genome and encodes:
- the OR6B2 gene encoding olfactory receptor 6B2, translating into MSGENVTKVSTFILVGFPTAPGLQYLLFLLFLLTYLFVLVENLAIILTVWSSASLHRPMYYFLSSMSFLEIWYVSDITPKMLEGFLLQRKRISFVGCMMQLYFFSSLVCTECVLLASMAYDRYVAICHPLHYHVLVTPGLCLQLVGFSFVSGFTISMIKVCFISSVTFCGSNILNHFFCDISPILKLACTDFSTAELVDFILAFIILVFPLLATVLSYGHITLAVLRIPLATGRWRAFSTCASHLTVVTIFYMAMIFTYVRPQAIDSRSSNKLISAVYTVVTPIINPLIYCLRNKEFKDELKKALGLGQTSY